Proteins encoded in a region of the Dehalococcoidales bacterium genome:
- a CDS encoding FAD:protein FMN transferase has protein sequence MKKAGWLVAVVIVFSTTIFGATGCTSSTPVETEELTRLEETRTLMDTFFTITVYASDEDKAREVINAAFNRMEEIEREASIFDEQTEAFKLNQDGLLEAPSVDFRQMINMSLDYSQITDGYFDITVQPLLDLWQAGLWQESESVQQSRIDETLEVVGWNKIGIEDERIFFTVDGMEITLGGIAKGYAVDEALDVVINEGVEHALINAGGDMRMLGTKPQGEPWLVALVNPDDTSQSLAEFSLSDKAIATSGNYERYFNPEKTAHHIINPKTGYSAAECISTTVVAPSATMADALATGIYVMGPEAGIALIESLDDTECLIVDADRTVHLSSGLSRYLVSAS, from the coding sequence ATGAAGAAAGCTGGCTGGCTTGTAGCTGTTGTCATAGTATTTTCTACCACTATATTTGGAGCTACCGGTTGTACCAGCAGCACACCTGTTGAAACGGAGGAACTAACCAGATTAGAAGAGACCCGTACCCTTATGGACACCTTCTTTACCATCACTGTCTATGCCTCCGATGAAGACAAAGCCCGAGAAGTAATAAACGCTGCCTTTAACAGAATGGAGGAAATAGAAAGGGAAGCCTCTATATTTGATGAGCAAACCGAGGCATTCAAGCTCAATCAGGATGGGCTTCTGGAAGCGCCATCCGTGGATTTTCGGCAGATGATCAACATGTCCCTGGACTACAGTCAGATTACGGACGGCTATTTCGATATCACCGTTCAGCCGCTGCTGGACCTGTGGCAGGCCGGTCTTTGGCAGGAGAGTGAGTCCGTCCAGCAGAGCAGAATAGATGAGACGCTGGAAGTGGTCGGGTGGAATAAGATAGGCATCGAAGATGAGAGGATATTCTTCACGGTGGACGGGATGGAGATTACCCTGGGCGGTATAGCTAAGGGCTATGCTGTAGATGAAGCATTAGACGTCGTTATTAATGAAGGCGTTGAACATGCTCTGATAAATGCCGGCGGCGATATGAGAATGCTGGGGACAAAGCCGCAAGGGGAACCGTGGCTGGTTGCTCTGGTCAATCCCGATGATACCAGCCAGAGCCTGGCCGAATTCAGTCTTTCTGATAAAGCGATAGCTACCTCGGGCAATTACGAGCGATATTTTAATCCGGAGAAAACGGCACACCATATCATTAACCCTAAGACGGGGTATTCGGCAGCGGAATGTATCAGCACTACCGTAGTAGCCCCGAGCGCGACTATGGCTGACGCCCTGGCTACCGGCATCTATGTCATGGGTCCTGAAGCCGGCATTGCGCTGATCGAATCACTGGACGATACCGAGTGTCTGATCGTTGATGCCGACCGTACGGTACACCTTTCTTCGGGGCTATCCCGGTACCTGGTGAGTGCTAGTTGA
- the rsxC gene encoding electron transport complex subunit RsxC encodes MAIRLNKKSSPYGVKVPERKFSEKSPIEPAPLPEKVVIPLQQNIGAPAQALVKKGEKVLTGQKIADSDKFVSAPIHATVSGEVSGTTMLVNPPTGQLIEALVITSDGEDRWVELDIPQNPESLSVKEILEKVREAGIVGLGGAAFPTQVKLSPPKDKKIDTVILNGCECEPYVTSDHRVMLEFGEKVLSGLNIIRKVLSPQITYIAIEDNKEDAIKHMEELVVSLGMEDLKIVPLKSKYPMGAEKTLINMVLGREVPIGGLPLDVGVVVHNVSTAKAIHDAVFEGRPLIERVVTVSGAVKSPKNLLTRFGTPIRTLIEYCGGMADNANKVILGGPMMGIAQFDLDFPVVKGTNSILVKEDEPIREHDCISCGMCIEACPMRLMPTMLARCAKDGRYDECKANYYIDDCFECGSCTYTCPANIPIVQYIKVAKKELAKRVPSK; translated from the coding sequence TTGGCGATCAGGTTAAACAAGAAGAGTTCTCCTTACGGTGTCAAGGTTCCTGAACGCAAGTTCAGTGAGAAAAGTCCGATTGAGCCGGCGCCACTGCCGGAAAAGGTAGTCATACCCCTGCAGCAGAATATCGGAGCCCCCGCTCAGGCACTGGTTAAGAAGGGGGAAAAGGTCTTAACCGGTCAGAAGATAGCCGATTCGGACAAGTTTGTCAGTGCGCCGATTCATGCCACCGTATCCGGTGAAGTATCCGGTACCACCATGTTGGTCAATCCCCCCACCGGCCAGCTTATCGAGGCGCTGGTGATAACCTCCGACGGTGAAGACCGCTGGGTCGAACTAGATATTCCGCAAAACCCCGAGTCTCTCTCCGTAAAGGAGATCCTGGAGAAGGTGAGAGAGGCTGGTATTGTGGGGCTGGGAGGAGCTGCCTTCCCTACTCAGGTCAAGCTTTCGCCGCCCAAAGATAAGAAAATAGATACCGTCATCCTGAATGGCTGCGAGTGTGAGCCCTATGTTACCTCAGACCACAGAGTGATGCTGGAATTCGGAGAGAAGGTGTTATCCGGATTGAATATTATCAGAAAGGTGCTTTCTCCACAGATTACCTACATTGCTATTGAGGATAACAAGGAAGATGCCATCAAGCACATGGAAGAGCTGGTAGTCAGTCTGGGTATGGAGGACTTGAAAATAGTCCCCTTGAAATCGAAATACCCGATGGGGGCTGAGAAGACCCTCATCAATATGGTACTGGGTAGAGAGGTACCGATTGGCGGGTTGCCTCTGGATGTCGGAGTGGTTGTCCACAATGTAAGCACTGCCAAGGCAATTCATGACGCCGTCTTCGAAGGCAGACCGCTTATTGAGAGGGTGGTAACCGTCTCCGGCGCGGTGAAAAGCCCTAAAAATCTGCTGACCAGGTTCGGTACCCCCATCAGGACTCTTATTGAGTACTGCGGGGGAATGGCGGACAACGCCAATAAGGTCATCCTCGGCGGGCCGATGATGGGTATCGCCCAGTTCGACCTTGATTTCCCGGTCGTCAAGGGAACAAACAGTATACTGGTCAAGGAAGATGAACCGATCCGAGAACACGATTGTATCAGCTGTGGCATGTGCATCGAGGCCTGTCCTATGCGCCTGATGCCGACCATGCTGGCGAGATGTGCCAAGGATGGCAGATACGATGAATGTAAAGCGAACTACTACATAGATGACTGTTTTGAGTGTGGCTCCTGTACCTACACCTGTCCGGCAAACATCCCGATAGTGCAGTACATCAAGGTGGCCAAGAAAGAACTTGCGAAGAGGGTACCCAGTAAATGA
- a CDS encoding RnfABCDGE type electron transport complex subunit D: MSEVRQLLVSPGPHLWKKLSVSKIMYLVVIALLFPTGAAIRFFGYHALSVIGVSVGVAVLTEYLCKKLKGQVFVMDGSAVVTGLLLALILPPLIPLWMVALGAVFSIAIAKEAFGGLGHNIFNPALAGRAFMSMSFTLEMTSWVAPTGFAADAVTTATPLGESFVWTADRLSLYQAMFLGNTAGSLGETSALFILIGGIFLIGFRLINWRIPAVYIGMVALLSFAMGQDPLFHILAGGLMIGAFFMATDYVTSPLTNRGKIVFALALGVLTMLIRRFGGMPEGVCYSILFMNAITPLIDRYIKIRPYGLIKKVEGAG, from the coding sequence ATGAGTGAAGTAAGGCAGCTCCTGGTCTCGCCGGGACCGCACCTCTGGAAGAAACTCTCGGTGAGCAAGATCATGTACCTTGTGGTGATCGCTCTCCTCTTTCCTACCGGTGCGGCAATACGTTTCTTTGGCTATCATGCCCTGTCGGTAATCGGCGTCAGCGTGGGTGTAGCCGTGCTTACTGAGTATCTGTGCAAGAAGCTGAAGGGCCAGGTCTTCGTAATGGACGGCAGTGCCGTGGTTACCGGCCTGCTCCTGGCCCTGATACTGCCACCGCTGATACCGCTATGGATGGTAGCGCTGGGCGCTGTCTTTTCTATCGCCATTGCCAAGGAAGCCTTCGGCGGCCTGGGGCATAATATATTCAATCCTGCTCTGGCGGGAAGGGCCTTCATGTCGATGAGCTTTACTCTGGAGATGACAAGCTGGGTCGCGCCGACCGGATTCGCCGCCGATGCCGTAACCACGGCTACTCCGCTGGGCGAGAGCTTCGTCTGGACGGCAGATAGGCTCTCTCTATATCAGGCGATGTTTCTGGGTAATACCGCCGGTTCGTTGGGAGAAACCTCGGCCCTATTCATACTGATCGGAGGCATCTTCCTTATCGGGTTCAGGCTGATAAACTGGCGGATTCCCGCAGTGTATATCGGAATGGTAGCACTACTCTCCTTTGCCATGGGCCAGGACCCCCTGTTCCACATCCTGGCCGGGGGATTGATGATTGGCGCCTTCTTTATGGCTACCGATTACGTTACCTCTCCGCTTACCAACCGGGGCAAGATAGTCTTCGCCCTTGCTCTCGGGGTATTAACCATGCTGATAAGACGGTTCGGCGGTATGCCGGAGGGAGTCTGCTATTCCATCCTGTTTATGAACGCCATAACACCCCTCATTGACCGCTATATTAAGATAAGACCATACGGTCTGATAAAGAAGGTGGAAGGTGCCGGCTAA
- a CDS encoding FMN-binding protein, with amino-acid sequence MPAKDFLKKAFPVIILTAVVAISVTALTYTDRMTRGEIEAQKEAQTESMLSEMFPEMSRYELSDDIYAIYRDEDEIGYAFIAIGKGYGGDIDILVGLENDTTLKGITIISHNETPGLGTRITEPSFTDMFVGVNINDVALRKDGGQIDAITSSTISSVAVIDAVRATAVEKVKLIKASEEGG; translated from the coding sequence GTGCCGGCTAAGGACTTTCTGAAAAAAGCTTTCCCCGTAATTATTCTGACCGCAGTAGTGGCCATTTCGGTGACCGCGCTCACCTATACCGACCGCATGACCCGGGGTGAGATTGAGGCCCAGAAGGAAGCCCAGACGGAGAGCATGCTTTCTGAAATGTTCCCCGAGATGAGTCGATATGAGCTTAGCGATGATATCTACGCCATCTACCGGGATGAGGATGAGATCGGATATGCCTTTATTGCCATCGGAAAGGGGTATGGGGGCGATATTGATATTCTAGTCGGGCTTGAGAATGACACGACCCTGAAGGGTATTACCATCATTTCGCATAATGAAACCCCCGGCCTAGGCACCAGAATAACCGAGCCTTCTTTCACCGATATGTTCGTCGGAGTGAATATTAACGATGTGGCCCTGAGGAAAGACGGGGGGCAAATAGACGCCATAACCAGTTCTACGATAAGTTCCGTAGCCGTCATTGATGCCGTCAGGGCTACCGCTGTGGAGAAGGTCAAGTTAATCAAGGCTAGTGAGGAAGGGGGATAA
- a CDS encoding electron transport complex subunit E — translation MGKFGKEFAKGLIISNPVFVLALGLCPTLAISTSIDNALGMTLAVLIVLIGSNVIISLIRRFVPNITRIPIFIVIIATLVTVVNLIFHARFPDLYESLGIFLPLIVVNCIILGRAEAFASKNPILHSIADALGITVGFMLALLIISFLRQILGTGNLAVFGTHLFDLPVLKEHPIVIFILPPGAFLLIGLIMALFKRTGVIKE, via the coding sequence ATGGGTAAATTCGGCAAGGAGTTTGCCAAAGGGTTAATCATCTCTAATCCGGTCTTTGTACTTGCTCTTGGTTTATGCCCGACGTTAGCCATCAGCACCTCGATCGATAACGCATTGGGGATGACCCTGGCGGTTCTCATCGTACTGATAGGATCGAACGTAATAATATCTCTGATACGGAGGTTTGTCCCGAATATCACCAGGATTCCCATCTTTATCGTCATTATTGCCACGCTGGTTACCGTGGTTAACCTGATATTTCATGCCAGATTCCCCGACCTCTACGAGTCCTTAGGGATATTTCTTCCCCTGATTGTGGTGAACTGCATCATACTGGGCAGAGCCGAAGCCTTTGCCTCCAAGAACCCGATACTGCACTCGATCGCCGATGCGTTAGGTATTACCGTCGGTTTTATGTTAGCCCTGCTCATCATATCGTTCCTGAGGCAGATACTGGGCACCGGCAACCTGGCAGTATTCGGCACCCACCTCTTCGACCTGCCTGTCCTCAAGGAGCACCCGATAGTAATATTCATCCTGCCCCCGGGTGCATTCCTGCTAATAGGACTGATAATGGCGCTGTTCAAAAGGACGGGGGTGATTAAAGAATGA
- a CDS encoding RnfABCDGE type electron transport complex subunit A: MSELAAIFIGMVLINNFILVRFLGLCPFFGVSKKISSAISMGVAVTFVMAVSSVATWLIRHYILVPYDIEYMDIVIYILVIATLVQIIELFIKKTNANLYFAFGIYLPLITTNCAVLGITLINATQGYSFTGSVVAALGGGLGFTLVLAMMSGIREKLELANIPKSMRGLPIAFITATLLGLAFQGFGGML, encoded by the coding sequence ATGAGCGAGTTAGCCGCCATTTTCATCGGCATGGTCCTTATCAACAACTTCATCCTGGTGAGGTTTCTCGGACTCTGCCCCTTCTTCGGTGTTTCCAAGAAAATAAGCAGTGCCATCAGTATGGGAGTAGCCGTCACCTTCGTGATGGCTGTTTCCTCCGTCGCCACCTGGCTTATTCGTCACTATATCCTGGTTCCTTACGACATTGAGTATATGGATATCGTCATCTATATCCTGGTGATAGCCACGCTGGTGCAGATTATTGAGCTATTCATCAAGAAGACCAATGCTAATCTCTATTTCGCCTTCGGGATATACCTGCCCCTGATTACGACGAACTGTGCCGTGCTCGGCATTACCCTGATCAATGCGACACAGGGTTATTCATTCACCGGCAGCGTCGTGGCTGCACTTGGCGGCGGGCTCGGTTTTACCCTTGTTCTGGCAATGATGTCAGGCATCAGGGAAAAGCTGGAACTGGCCAATATCCCCAAGTCGATGAGAGGGCTGCCAATAGCATTTATTACCGCTACGCTGCTCGGCCTCGCCTTCCAAGGATTCGGGGGAATGCTATAA
- a CDS encoding 4Fe-4S binding protein: MIIGILTAIGLVCGLVIFFVYLKVPQKVKGLEETEKINSILPGINCGACGYAGCFGYAQAIAKDANLVLKTPCSSVLQDAERLKQLEKILGITLDASEMSKKAVVRCTGNSEVVYGYSGAQTCKGAAQLLSGYKKCPYACLGLNDCGEVCPQNAISIDPEKNVAIVDTEKCTGCGLCVTECPQKIIDLVPAGTKIAFLCSYKPLKSIPGRDRCDFGCIHCRKCFKACEYEAIDWNKDTALPEFNQEKCTLCLKCVEECPQHTLADFTRAGKEAEPAAV, from the coding sequence ATGATTATAGGTATCCTTACCGCTATCGGACTGGTCTGCGGGCTGGTAATATTCTTCGTCTACCTTAAGGTACCCCAGAAGGTAAAAGGGCTTGAGGAAACGGAAAAGATAAACTCCATCCTGCCCGGGATAAATTGCGGCGCCTGCGGATATGCCGGCTGTTTCGGCTATGCCCAGGCGATTGCCAAGGATGCCAACCTGGTACTGAAGACACCATGTTCCTCGGTGCTGCAGGACGCCGAAAGACTGAAACAGCTGGAGAAAATACTCGGTATAACCCTGGATGCGTCCGAGATGAGCAAGAAAGCCGTCGTCCGCTGCACCGGTAACTCCGAGGTTGTCTACGGTTACTCCGGAGCCCAAACCTGTAAGGGAGCGGCCCAGCTTCTCAGCGGATATAAGAAGTGTCCCTATGCCTGTCTGGGGCTCAATGACTGTGGGGAGGTATGCCCCCAAAACGCGATATCCATCGACCCGGAGAAGAACGTCGCCATTGTTGATACCGAGAAATGCACCGGTTGCGGACTCTGTGTTACCGAGTGCCCACAGAAAATCATTGATCTGGTCCCCGCCGGGACCAAGATAGCCTTTCTCTGTAGCTACAAACCGCTAAAGAGCATCCCGGGCCGCGACAGATGTGATTTCGGCTGTATTCACTGCCGCAAGTGCTTCAAGGCTTGTGAATATGAGGCGATAGATTGGAATAAGGATACCGCTCTACCCGAGTTCAATCAGGAGAAATGCACCCTCTGTCTTAAGTGTGTCGAGGAATGTCCGCAGCATACGCTGGCTGATTTTACCAGGGCCGGGAAAGAGGCCGAACCAGCTGCGGTATAA
- the rsmD gene encoding 16S rRNA (guanine(966)-N(2))-methyltransferase RsmD, producing MRVIAGKAKGHRLKAPKDASITRPATDLVRGAIFAILETIANDWRRVLDLFSGSGAMGIEALSRGAEWVDFVEREPRCCDIIRQNLEKTRFTEQAHIYCRDVGKAALFLDKEYSIILIDPPYSNPSIGKLVARLADSKLVGAESIVVVTHSTRTHLDTNYGTLNLIKERRHGDSCISIYEKEGRS from the coding sequence ATGCGGGTTATCGCTGGTAAAGCAAAGGGACATCGACTGAAAGCGCCGAAGGATGCTAGTATTACTCGCCCGGCGACGGATCTGGTGCGGGGAGCGATTTTTGCTATCCTGGAGACGATCGCCAATGACTGGAGAAGAGTGCTTGATTTGTTCTCCGGCAGCGGTGCCATGGGTATCGAGGCTTTAAGTCGCGGCGCCGAGTGGGTTGATTTTGTTGAGCGTGAACCGCGCTGTTGTGATATAATTAGACAGAATCTAGAAAAGACGAGGTTTACCGAACAGGCACATATCTACTGCCGCGATGTCGGCAAAGCAGCTCTCTTCCTGGATAAGGAGTATAGTATTATATTGATAGACCCCCCCTATTCTAATCCTTCCATAGGCAAGCTGGTAGCCCGACTGGCCGATTCCAAACTGGTCGGGGCAGAATCAATTGTAGTGGTAACACACTCCACTCGCACTCACCTGGATACGAACTACGGCACACTGAACCTTATTAAAGAGCGCCGCCATGGGGATAGCTGTATTTCCATTTATGAGAAGGAGGGCAGGTCTTGA
- the coaD gene encoding pantetheine-phosphate adenylyltransferase, with protein sequence MITAIYPGSFDPVTNGHLDIITRASKLFEKLVIGIYDRPSKNLLFTTDERLELVQKSITTLPRVGVRVFSGMTVSFAKEMKAQTIVRGLRMSADFEREFDLAMMQKTLYPEIEIVCLMSDLKYQFLSSSLLKEAARLGGDISELVPRHVVTALKEKFSSGV encoded by the coding sequence TTGATTACCGCCATCTACCCGGGCAGTTTCGACCCGGTAACCAACGGACACCTTGATATCATCACCAGGGCATCTAAACTCTTCGAGAAGCTGGTTATCGGCATTTACGATAGACCGTCCAAAAACCTCCTTTTCACTACCGACGAGAGATTGGAACTGGTGCAGAAATCAATTACTACTCTGCCGCGTGTTGGCGTACGGGTCTTCAGTGGAATGACAGTCAGCTTTGCCAAGGAGATGAAAGCTCAGACCATAGTACGCGGACTGAGAATGAGTGCCGACTTCGAAAGGGAGTTCGACCTGGCTATGATGCAAAAAACACTATACCCCGAGATAGAAATAGTTTGTCTGATGTCAGACCTGAAGTATCAGTTCTTGAGCTCCAGCCTGCTCAAGGAAGCCGCCCGGCTGGGTGGTGATATCAGTGAACTTGTCCCCAGACACGTGGTAACAGCTCTTAAAGAGAAGTTCAGCAGCGGAGTATAG
- a CDS encoding YfhL family 4Fe-4S dicluster ferredoxin, translating to MTKQFLKEEREERQEVSMSYKITDECISCGACEPECPNEAITEGETIYVIDPAKCTECVGSHEESKCVEVCPVDACVLDPDHSETKEKLLEKWRGLHPGKEPAEGTF from the coding sequence ATTACAAAACAATTCCTAAAGGAAGAAAGGGAGGAAAGACAGGAGGTATCTATGTCATACAAAATTACGGATGAGTGTATTAGCTGCGGAGCATGCGAGCCGGAATGCCCCAACGAGGCAATTACTGAGGGTGAAACAATCTATGTGATTGACCCCGCGAAGTGCACCGAGTGTGTCGGTAGCCACGAAGAATCCAAGTGCGTTGAGGTATGTCCGGTTGACGCCTGTGTACTCGACCCTGATCATTCCGAGACTAAAGAGAAACTCCTCGAGAAGTGGCGCGGTCTGCACCCGGGTAAAGAGCCTGCCGAAGGAACCTTTTAA
- a CDS encoding CvpA family protein: MNWLDIVLIVVIGISAFIGLRKGIIKMALTLAGLIVGIVVAGRYYTSFSQYLTFISSPTWAKVAAFAIIFIGIMVVAALLARLLETAASAMMMGWANRLVGAVLGFILGAMFCGAILAVWVKYIGTPGAVAQSSIAPILLGTFPRVLALLPQDFDSVRSFFD; the protein is encoded by the coding sequence ATGAACTGGCTTGATATCGTTCTTATTGTCGTGATCGGAATTAGCGCCTTTATCGGCCTGCGAAAAGGGATTATCAAGATGGCACTGACCCTGGCCGGGCTGATAGTCGGCATAGTGGTGGCGGGACGCTACTATACCTCATTTTCTCAGTACCTGACGTTTATCTCCTCACCTACCTGGGCAAAGGTAGCCGCCTTTGCCATCATATTTATCGGTATAATGGTCGTTGCAGCACTACTGGCACGCCTGCTGGAGACAGCTGCCTCGGCAATGATGATGGGCTGGGCAAACCGACTGGTCGGTGCTGTCCTCGGCTTTATCCTGGGGGCTATGTTCTGCGGTGCTATTCTGGCGGTTTGGGTCAAGTATATCGGCACCCCGGGGGCCGTTGCCCAGTCGAGCATTGCCCCGATACTACTGGGCACCTTCCCCAGGGTGCTGGCTCTACTGCCCCAAGATTTTGACTCGGTACGGTCTTTCTTCGATTAA
- a CDS encoding ABC transporter permease — translation MKFRDSLAAALKSLTANKLRSGLTMLGMVIGVAAVIGLMSIGRGAETMITSTFEDLGSNVVWVQPHNPDAPGFAGLSPEFATQSLTMDDAEALADIPSVVAIAPSNTNYAELVAGNKSFAAMIEGSTPAVQQTSNYTLAHGQFFTDRNVAKRDTVVVLGDNAAKELFGSADPLGERIKIKGKRFTVVGVLESKGGAVMGINMDDIAITPITTFQTKLFAQQITSGGDAVESISVQLTSSDAINGAIEDIETVLRKRHRIDSDEKDDFIVVSQEQVSSMLTQVTGVFTIFLGAIAGISLLVGGIGIMNIMLVSVTERTREIGIRKALGAKRRDILVQFLLESAVISLVGSSIGIVCGWFMSRIASSITISGTNIPAVVSPDIVALAISVAIIIGIVSGIYPAMRAARLNPIDALHYG, via the coding sequence ATGAAATTCAGGGACTCACTGGCCGCTGCCCTGAAATCACTGACCGCCAATAAGCTGCGCTCCGGGTTGACCATGCTCGGCATGGTAATCGGGGTTGCTGCGGTTATCGGGCTGATGTCAATCGGCAGGGGTGCCGAGACGATGATTACTTCTACCTTCGAGGACCTGGGCTCCAATGTCGTTTGGGTGCAGCCGCATAACCCCGATGCCCCGGGCTTTGCCGGACTGTCTCCTGAATTCGCCACACAGAGCCTTACCATGGATGATGCCGAGGCTCTGGCCGATATTCCCTCGGTGGTAGCTATCGCACCGAGCAACACAAACTATGCCGAGCTGGTAGCCGGCAACAAGAGCTTTGCCGCAATGATTGAGGGCAGTACTCCCGCTGTTCAACAGACCAGCAATTATACGCTGGCCCATGGCCAGTTTTTTACCGATCGCAATGTAGCCAAGCGGGATACGGTGGTCGTGCTCGGTGATAACGCAGCGAAAGAGCTCTTTGGCTCGGCCGACCCGCTCGGCGAGAGGATTAAAATCAAGGGGAAGCGTTTCACTGTGGTCGGTGTGCTTGAGTCCAAGGGTGGGGCAGTTATGGGGATCAATATGGACGATATCGCCATAACTCCGATAACAACCTTCCAGACCAAGCTCTTCGCCCAGCAAATCACCAGCGGCGGGGATGCCGTCGAGTCAATCTCGGTCCAACTCACCAGCTCTGACGCTATCAACGGGGCAATTGAAGATATTGAAACCGTCTTAAGAAAGCGCCACCGCATTGATTCCGATGAGAAGGATGACTTTATCGTCGTCAGCCAGGAGCAGGTATCATCAATGCTCACTCAGGTAACCGGGGTCTTCACCATATTCCTGGGGGCTATTGCCGGGATATCCCTGCTCGTCGGCGGCATCGGCATTATGAACATTATGCTGGTCTCGGTAACCGAGCGGACCCGGGAAATAGGCATCCGTAAGGCTCTGGGAGCCAAACGGCGGGATATCCTGGTCCAGTTTCTTCTAGAGTCGGCAGTGATAAGTCTGGTCGGTAGCAGCATTGGTATCGTTTGCGGCTGGTTCATGTCACGTATTGCTTCTAGTATAACTATCTCCGGTACCAACATTCCCGCTGTGGTATCACCGGATATCGTCGCCCTGGCCATATCGGTGGCTATTATCATCGGTATTGTCTCCGGGATATATCCGGCAATGAGAGCAGCCAGGCTGAATCCCATTGACGCACTTCACTACGGGTGA